One region of Streptomyces rishiriensis genomic DNA includes:
- a CDS encoding RelA/SpoT family protein encodes MPDEAQHLTAAKPESASGPAATPASQAKDDGRGAVEHDRSAPVDKPAEQPRPKPAQPDGSSAAPAGRPAAAQPSARSGSSNRVRARLARLGVQRQNPYNPVLEPLLRIVRSNDPKIETATLRQIEKSYQVAERWHRGQKRKSGDPYITHPLAVTTILAELGMDPATLMAGLLHDTVEDTEYGLEDLRRDFGDQVALLVDGVTKLDKVKFGEAAQAETVRKMVVAMAKDPRVLVIKLADRLHNMRTMRYLKREKQEKKARETLEIYAPLAHRLGMNTIKWELEDLAFAILYPKMYDEIVRLVAERAPKRDEYLAIVTDEVQADLRAARIKATVTGRPKHYYSVYQKMIVRGRDFAEIYDLVGIRVLVDTVRDCYAALGTVHARWNPVPGRFKDYIAMPKFNMYQSLHTTVIGPNGKPVELQIRTFDMHRRAEYGIAAHWKYKQEAVAGASKVRSDQPRTTGKDDHLNDMAWLRQLLDWQKETEDPGEFLESLRFDLSRNEVFVFTPKGDVIALPAGATPVDFSYAVHTEVGHRTIGARVNGRLVPLESTLDNGDLVEVFTSKAAGAGPSRDWLNFVKSPRARNKIRAWFSKERRDEAIEHGKDAIARAMRKQNLPIQRILTGDSLVTLAHEMRYPDISSLYAAIGEGHVAAQNVVQKLVQALGGEEAATEEIDDAVPSPRSRGRKRRSNQDPGVVVKGVDDVWVKLARCCTPVPGDPIIGFVTRGSGVSVHRSDCVNVESLSREPERILEVEWAPTQSSVFLVAIQVEALDRSRLLSDVTRVLSDQHVNILSAAVQTSRDRVATSRFTFEMGDPKHLGHVLKAVRGVEGVYDVYRVTSARRP; translated from the coding sequence TTGCCAGACGAGGCCCAGCATCTGACCGCCGCCAAGCCCGAGTCCGCCTCGGGCCCCGCGGCCACGCCCGCGTCGCAGGCGAAGGACGACGGCCGTGGGGCGGTCGAGCACGACCGGTCCGCGCCGGTCGACAAGCCGGCCGAGCAGCCCCGGCCCAAGCCGGCCCAGCCCGACGGCTCCTCGGCCGCGCCCGCGGGCCGACCGGCCGCCGCGCAGCCCTCGGCCCGCTCCGGCTCCTCCAACCGCGTCCGCGCCCGCCTCGCCCGGCTCGGCGTCCAGCGCCAGAACCCGTACAACCCGGTCCTGGAACCGCTGCTGCGGATAGTGCGCAGCAACGACCCCAAGATCGAGACGGCGACGCTGCGCCAGATCGAGAAGTCCTACCAGGTCGCGGAGCGCTGGCACCGCGGTCAGAAGCGCAAGAGCGGCGACCCGTACATCACGCACCCGCTCGCGGTGACCACGATCCTCGCCGAGCTGGGCATGGACCCGGCCACGCTGATGGCGGGCCTGCTGCACGACACCGTCGAGGACACCGAGTACGGCCTGGAGGACCTGCGCCGTGACTTCGGCGACCAGGTCGCCCTGCTCGTCGACGGCGTCACCAAGCTGGACAAGGTCAAGTTCGGTGAGGCCGCGCAGGCCGAGACGGTGCGCAAGATGGTCGTCGCCATGGCCAAGGACCCGCGCGTCCTGGTCATCAAGCTCGCCGACCGGCTGCACAACATGCGCACCATGCGTTACCTCAAGCGCGAGAAGCAGGAGAAGAAGGCGCGCGAGACCCTCGAGATCTACGCGCCGCTCGCCCACCGTCTCGGCATGAACACCATCAAGTGGGAGCTGGAGGACCTCGCCTTCGCGATCCTCTACCCCAAGATGTACGACGAGATCGTACGGCTGGTGGCCGAAAGAGCTCCCAAGCGTGACGAATACCTGGCCATAGTGACCGACGAGGTCCAGGCCGACCTGCGCGCCGCCCGGATCAAGGCGACCGTCACCGGCCGCCCGAAGCACTACTACAGCGTCTACCAGAAGATGATCGTCCGCGGCCGTGACTTCGCGGAGATCTACGACCTGGTGGGCATCCGCGTCCTCGTGGACACGGTCAGGGACTGCTACGCGGCCCTCGGCACGGTGCACGCGCGATGGAACCCGGTCCCCGGCCGGTTCAAGGACTACATCGCGATGCCGAAGTTCAACATGTACCAGTCGCTGCACACGACGGTCATCGGCCCCAACGGCAAGCCGGTCGAGCTCCAGATCCGTACGTTCGACATGCACCGCCGCGCCGAGTACGGCATCGCCGCGCACTGGAAGTACAAGCAGGAGGCCGTCGCCGGCGCCTCCAAGGTGCGCTCGGACCAGCCCAGGACCACCGGCAAGGACGACCACCTCAACGACATGGCGTGGCTGCGCCAGCTCCTCGACTGGCAGAAGGAGACCGAGGACCCGGGCGAGTTCCTGGAGTCCCTGCGCTTCGACCTGTCGCGCAACGAGGTCTTCGTCTTCACGCCGAAGGGCGACGTGATAGCGCTGCCGGCCGGGGCCACGCCCGTGGACTTCTCGTACGCGGTGCACACCGAGGTGGGCCACCGCACCATAGGAGCCCGCGTCAACGGGCGCCTCGTCCCGCTGGAATCGACCCTGGACAACGGCGACCTGGTGGAGGTCTTCACCTCCAAGGCGGCCGGTGCCGGACCGTCCCGGGACTGGCTGAACTTCGTCAAGTCGCCACGGGCCCGCAACAAGATCCGGGCCTGGTTCTCCAAGGAGCGCCGCGACGAGGCCATCGAGCACGGCAAGGACGCCATCGCGCGGGCGATGCGCAAGCAGAACCTGCCGATCCAGCGCATCCTCACCGGTGACTCGCTGGTCACGCTCGCGCACGAGATGCGCTACCCGGACATCTCCTCGCTGTACGCGGCGATCGGCGAGGGCCATGTGGCCGCGCAGAACGTCGTGCAGAAGCTGGTGCAGGCCCTCGGCGGCGAGGAGGCGGCCACCGAGGAGATCGACGACGCGGTCCCGTCGCCCCGCTCCCGTGGCCGCAAGCGGCGCAGCAACCAGGACCCCGGCGTGGTCGTCAAGGGCGTCGACGACGTCTGGGTCAAGCTGGCCCGCTGTTGTACGCCGGTTCCCGGCGACCCCATCATCGGCTTCGTCACGCGCGGTAGCGGTGTATCGGTTCACCGCAGCGACTGCGTCAACGTGGAGTCGCTGTCCCGCGAGCCGGAGCGCATCCTCGAGGTCGAGTGGGCGCCCACCCAGTCCTCGGTCTTCCTGGTCGCCATCCAGGTCGAGGCCCTGGACCGCTCCCGCCTCCTCTCGGACGTCACCCGGGTGCTGTCCGACCAGCACGTCAACATCCTGTCCGCGGCGGTGCAGACCTCCCGAGACCGGGTGGCCACCTCCCGTTTCACCTTCGAGATGGGCGACCCCAAGCACCTGGGGCACGTCCTGAAGGCCGTACGCGGCGTGGAGGGCGTCTACGACGTGTACCGGGTGACCTCGGCGCGCAGGCCGTAA
- a CDS encoding adenine phosphoribosyltransferase produces MTELTDITALLHSRIRDVADYPEPGVMFKDITPLLADPVAFTALTDAFAAIADRTGATKVVGLEARGFILGAPVAVRAGLGFIPVRKAGKLPGATLGQAYDLEYGSAEIEVHAEDLSADDRVLIVDDVLATGGTAEASIQLIHRAGAQVAGVAVLMELGFLDGRPRLEAALRGAPLEALLTI; encoded by the coding sequence ATGACCGAGCTGACCGACATCACGGCGCTGCTCCACAGCCGCATCCGTGACGTGGCCGACTACCCGGAGCCGGGGGTGATGTTCAAGGACATCACCCCGCTCCTGGCGGACCCGGTGGCCTTCACCGCGCTCACCGACGCGTTCGCCGCGATCGCGGACCGCACCGGCGCCACCAAGGTCGTCGGCCTGGAGGCCCGGGGCTTCATCCTGGGCGCCCCGGTCGCCGTCCGGGCCGGCCTCGGCTTCATCCCGGTGCGCAAGGCGGGCAAGCTCCCCGGAGCCACCCTCGGCCAGGCCTACGACCTGGAGTACGGCTCGGCCGAGATCGAGGTGCACGCCGAGGACCTGTCCGCCGACGACCGTGTGCTGATCGTCGACGACGTCCTCGCCACCGGCGGCACCGCCGAGGCGTCCATCCAGCTCATCCACCGAGCGGGCGCCCAGGTCGCGGGCGTCGCCGTCCTGATGGAGCTGGGCTTCCTCGACGGCCGTCCCCGTCTGGAGGCGGCCCTGCGCGGAGCGCCCCTGGAGGCGCTGCTCACGATCTGA
- the secF gene encoding protein translocase subunit SecF, whose product MSKLGNLGARLHRGEISYDFIGHRKLWYGISILITITAIVGLAVRGLNMGIDFQGGAVFTTEKTSVSVSQAEEYAKSASGHDAVVQKLGNGTLRIQIAGMDIKQSNQIKDDLAADFKADPETITAELVGPSWGEQIASKAWQGLAIFMVLVVIYLAIAFEWRMAIAALVALIHDITITVGIYALVGFEVTPGTVIGLLTILGYSLYDTVVVFDSLKEQTKDLTKQTRFTYSEIANRSINGTLVRSINTTVVALLPVAGLLFIGGGFLGAGTLNDISLSLFVGLAAGAYSSIFIATPLVADLKEREPQIKALKKRVLAKRAQASAEEAPAPHRGDDIYGDEPEDAEAAVVGPRNQPASRGRGRGRPSGKRR is encoded by the coding sequence ATGTCGAAACTCGGTAACCTCGGCGCCCGGCTGCACCGTGGCGAGATCAGCTACGACTTCATCGGTCACCGCAAGCTCTGGTACGGCATCTCGATCCTGATCACCATCACGGCCATCGTCGGCCTGGCGGTGCGCGGCCTGAACATGGGCATCGACTTCCAGGGCGGCGCCGTCTTCACCACCGAGAAGACGAGCGTCTCCGTCTCCCAGGCCGAGGAGTACGCGAAGTCGGCGTCCGGCCATGACGCGGTCGTGCAGAAGCTGGGCAACGGCACGCTGCGCATCCAGATCGCCGGCATGGACATCAAGCAGTCCAACCAGATCAAGGACGACCTGGCCGCGGACTTCAAGGCCGACCCCGAGACGATCACCGCCGAACTGGTCGGTCCCAGCTGGGGCGAACAGATCGCCAGCAAGGCCTGGCAGGGCCTGGCGATCTTCATGGTCCTGGTCGTGATCTATCTGGCGATCGCCTTCGAGTGGCGCATGGCCATCGCCGCCCTCGTGGCCCTGATCCACGACATCACCATCACGGTCGGCATCTACGCCCTCGTCGGCTTCGAGGTCACGCCCGGTACGGTGATCGGTCTGCTGACCATCCTCGGTTACTCGCTGTACGACACGGTCGTCGTCTTCGACTCCCTCAAGGAACAGACGAAGGACCTCACCAAGCAGACCCGCTTCACCTACAGCGAGATCGCCAACCGGTCGATCAACGGCACCCTGGTCCGCTCCATCAACACCACGGTCGTCGCGCTGCTGCCGGTGGCGGGACTGCTGTTCATCGGTGGCGGCTTCCTCGGCGCGGGCACGCTCAACGACATCTCGCTGTCGCTGTTCGTCGGCCTCGCGGCCGGCGCGTACTCCTCGATCTTCATCGCCACGCCGCTGGTCGCCGACCTCAAGGAACGCGAGCCGCAGATCAAGGCTCTGAAGAAGCGTGTCCTGGCCAAGCGCGCCCAGGCGTCGGCCGAGGAGGCGCCCGCGCCGCACCGTGGCGACGACATCTACGGCGACGAGCCGGAGGACGCCGAAGCCGCGGTCGTCGGGCCGCGCAACCAGCCCGCGTCCCGGGGCCGCGGCCGCGGCCGTCCGTCGGGGAAGCGCCGATGA
- the secD gene encoding protein translocase subunit SecD: MAAPKKGRSASAQSKPGRSLVLILIAIVGLTAGMFASGHTTPRLGIDLAGGTSITLKAKSDQGSAINKANMDTAVEIMNRRVNGLGVSEAEVQTQGNDNIIVNIPKGTNSEKAREQVGTTAKLYFRPVLAQEATGSAAASPSASSSASPSGSSSASPSPSASASGTGEKATSSSSPSASATSQGRAVTDALKADSTPSASAGASSSASPSASASGGAAVTADDAALQAKYAALDCSKESVRASAGDGVKPADATVACGEIDKVWYKYLLGPAAVDGTEVDKAQAIFDTQGAAGWQVNMTFTKQGGKKFADITGKLAQNTQPQNEFGIVLDGNVVSSPYVSSSITGGQAQISGSFEQEEAQGLANMLSYGALPLSFEEQSVTTVTAALGGDQLHAGLLAGAIGLLLVVIYLVAYYRGLAMIALASLLVSAALTYVLMALLGPAIGFALNLPAVCGAIVAIGITADSFIVYFERVRDEIREGRTLRPAVERAWPRARRTILVSDFVSFLAAAVLFIVTVGKVQGFAFTLGLTTVLDVVVVFFFTKPLMTLIARRKFFASGHKWSGLDPKSLGAQPPLRRTRRPGGPAAGPVETKEA; this comes from the coding sequence GTGGCAGCACCCAAGAAGGGCCGGAGCGCGAGTGCCCAGAGCAAGCCAGGGCGCTCGCTGGTCCTGATCCTGATCGCCATCGTGGGGCTCACCGCAGGCATGTTCGCCTCCGGTCACACCACCCCGCGTCTCGGCATCGACCTTGCCGGCGGTACCAGCATCACGCTGAAGGCGAAGTCGGACCAGGGATCCGCGATCAACAAGGCCAACATGGACACCGCGGTCGAGATCATGAACCGCCGTGTCAACGGGCTGGGCGTCTCCGAGGCGGAGGTGCAGACCCAGGGCAACGACAACATCATCGTCAACATCCCCAAGGGCACCAACTCGGAGAAGGCCCGGGAGCAGGTCGGCACCACCGCCAAGCTGTACTTCCGTCCGGTCCTGGCCCAGGAGGCCACCGGCTCCGCCGCCGCCTCGCCGAGCGCGTCCTCGAGCGCGTCGCCGAGCGGCTCCTCCAGCGCCTCTCCGAGCCCCTCGGCGAGTGCCTCCGGCACCGGTGAGAAGGCGACCTCCTCGTCCTCGCCGTCGGCCTCCGCCACCTCGCAGGGCCGCGCCGTCACCGACGCGCTGAAGGCCGACTCCACCCCGTCGGCCTCCGCCGGGGCGAGCTCCTCCGCCAGCCCGTCGGCCTCCGCGAGCGGCGGCGCCGCCGTCACCGCGGACGACGCCGCGCTCCAGGCCAAGTACGCCGCCCTGGACTGCTCCAAGGAGTCGGTCCGTGCCTCGGCCGGCGACGGGGTCAAGCCCGCGGACGCCACCGTGGCCTGCGGTGAGATCGACAAGGTCTGGTACAAGTACCTGCTCGGCCCGGCCGCCGTCGACGGCACCGAGGTCGACAAGGCCCAGGCCATCTTCGACACCCAGGGCGCCGCCGGCTGGCAGGTCAACATGACCTTCACCAAGCAGGGTGGCAAGAAGTTCGCCGACATCACCGGCAAGCTCGCGCAGAACACCCAGCCGCAGAACGAGTTCGGCATCGTGCTCGACGGCAACGTCGTCTCCAGCCCGTACGTGAGCTCCTCCATCACCGGCGGCCAGGCCCAGATCTCGGGCAGCTTCGAACAGGAGGAGGCCCAGGGCCTCGCCAACATGCTGTCCTACGGTGCGCTCCCGCTCTCCTTCGAGGAGCAGAGCGTGACCACGGTGACGGCGGCGCTCGGCGGCGACCAGCTGCACGCCGGTCTGCTGGCCGGCGCCATCGGCCTCCTGCTGGTCGTGATCTACCTGGTGGCCTACTACCGCGGCCTGGCGATGATCGCGCTCGCGTCGCTCCTGGTCTCCGCGGCCCTCACCTACGTGCTGATGGCGCTGCTCGGTCCGGCCATCGGTTTCGCGCTGAACCTGCCCGCCGTCTGTGGCGCCATCGTCGCCATCGGCATCACGGCGGACTCGTTCATCGTGTACTTCGAACGCGTCCGGGACGAGATCCGCGAGGGCCGTACCCTGCGACCCGCCGTCGAGCGGGCCTGGCCGCGCGCCCGGCGCACCATCCTGGTCTCCGACTTCGTGTCGTTCCTCGCCGCCGCCGTGCTCTTCATCGTCACGGTCGGCAAGGTCCAGGGCTTCGCGTTCACGCTGGGCCTGACCACCGTCCTGGACGTGGTCGTGGTCTTCTTCTTCACCAAGCCGCTGATGACGCTCATCGCTCGGCGGAAGTTCTTCGCGAGCGGCCACAAGTGGTCCGGCCTCGACCCGAAGAGCCTGGGTGCGCAGCCGCCGCTGCGCCGCACCCGCCGTCCCGGTGGCCCCGCCGCCGGCCCCGTCGAGACGAAGGAGGCCTGA
- the yajC gene encoding preprotein translocase subunit YajC, giving the protein MSPVTLLPFIVLIGAMFLMTRSAKKKQQSAAAMRNDMQPGSGVRTIGGMYATVKEVNEDTVLLDAGPGVDLLFAKNSIGAVLTDDEYNRIVHGIEHDLKSDSDVVPDDASSLTGSAESDAPVDEAAASDDKAVDLGKKDATDEVQEKAADADQAEAAEEPKKTDGDSDAK; this is encoded by the coding sequence GTGAGTCCTGTGACCCTCCTCCCGTTCATCGTGCTCATCGGGGCCATGTTCCTGATGACCCGGTCGGCCAAGAAGAAGCAGCAGTCGGCCGCCGCCATGCGAAACGACATGCAGCCCGGCAGTGGTGTCCGCACCATCGGGGGCATGTACGCGACGGTGAAGGAGGTCAACGAGGACACGGTCCTCCTCGACGCCGGTCCGGGCGTCGACCTGCTCTTCGCGAAGAACTCGATCGGCGCCGTCCTCACCGACGACGAGTACAACCGCATCGTCCACGGCATCGAGCACGACCTGAAGTCCGACTCCGACGTCGTCCCGGACGACGCCTCCTCCCTCACCGGGTCCGCCGAGAGCGACGCCCCCGTCGACGAAGCTGCCGCCTCCGACGACAAGGCCGTCGACCTCGGCAAGAAGGACGCGACCGACGAGGTGCAGGAGAAGGCCGCCGACGCCGACCAGGCCGAGGCCGCCGAAGAGCCGAAGAAGACCGACGGCGACTCCGACGCGAAGTAG
- the ruvB gene encoding Holliday junction branch migration DNA helicase RuvB, with protein sequence MNWDDTTEEAAPERLVGSVADREDQAVEAALRPKDLGEFIGQEKVREQLDLVLRAARARGATADHVLLSGAPGLGKTTLSMIIAAEMGAPIRITSGPAIQHAGDLAAILSSLQEGEVLFLDEIHRMSRPAEEMLYMAMEDFRVDVIVGKGPGATAIPLELPPFTLVGATTRAGLLPPPLRDRFGFTAHMEFYEPAELQRVIHRSADLLDVEIDTAGAAEIAGRSRGTPRIANRLLRRVRDYAQVKADGRITRAIAEAALKVYEVDGRGLDRLDRGVLEALLKLFGGGPVGLSTLAVAVGEERETVEEVAEPFLVREGLLARTPRGRVATPAAWAHLGLTPARGSGQQDLFGA encoded by the coding sequence GTGAACTGGGACGACACGACCGAAGAAGCCGCCCCGGAGCGGTTGGTCGGCTCGGTCGCCGACCGCGAGGACCAGGCCGTCGAGGCCGCCCTGCGCCCCAAGGACCTGGGCGAGTTCATCGGCCAGGAGAAGGTCCGCGAACAGCTCGACCTCGTGCTGCGCGCCGCACGCGCGCGTGGCGCCACCGCCGACCACGTGCTGCTCTCCGGCGCCCCCGGCCTCGGCAAGACCACCCTCTCGATGATCATCGCCGCCGAGATGGGCGCCCCGATCCGCATCACCAGCGGCCCCGCCATCCAGCACGCGGGCGACCTGGCGGCGATCCTCTCCTCCCTCCAGGAGGGCGAGGTCCTCTTCCTCGACGAGATCCACCGGATGTCGCGGCCCGCCGAGGAGATGCTGTACATGGCGATGGAGGACTTCCGCGTCGACGTCATCGTCGGCAAGGGCCCCGGCGCCACCGCCATCCCGCTCGAGCTGCCCCCGTTCACGCTCGTCGGCGCCACCACGCGCGCGGGCCTGCTGCCGCCACCGCTGCGCGACCGCTTCGGTTTCACGGCGCACATGGAGTTCTACGAGCCCGCGGAACTCCAGCGGGTCATCCACCGTTCCGCCGACCTCCTCGACGTGGAGATCGACACCGCCGGCGCCGCCGAGATCGCCGGCCGCTCCCGCGGCACCCCCCGCATCGCCAACCGCCTGCTGCGCCGCGTACGCGACTACGCGCAGGTCAAGGCGGACGGGAGGATCACCCGCGCGATCGCGGAGGCCGCGCTGAAGGTCTACGAGGTGGACGGGCGCGGCCTGGACCGCCTCGACCGCGGGGTCCTGGAGGCCCTGCTCAAGCTGTTCGGCGGCGGCCCGGTCGGTCTGTCCACGCTCGCGGTGGCGGTGGGGGAGGAGCGCGAGACCGTGGAAGAGGTCGCCGAGCCCTTCCTGGTACGGGAGGGACTGCTCGCCCGTACCCCGCGGGGGCGGGTGGCGACCCCGGCCGCGTGGGCGCACCTCGGCCTCACCCCCGCCCGGGGAAGTGGACAACAGGACCTGTTCGGGGCGTGA
- the ruvA gene encoding Holliday junction branch migration protein RuvA, producing the protein MIAFVSGTVAALAPDTAVIEVGGVGMAVQCSPNTLSTLRLGRPAKLATSLVVREDSLTLYGFVDDDERQVFQLLQTASGVGPRLAQAMLAVHAPDALRRAVATGDEKALVAVPGIGKKGAQKLLLELKDRLGEPLGAPVVGAPVTSGWRDQLHAALLGLGYATREADEAVAAVTPQAEAADGAPQVGHLLRAALQTLNRAR; encoded by the coding sequence ATGATCGCCTTCGTCAGCGGCACCGTCGCCGCCCTCGCTCCCGACACCGCCGTGATCGAGGTGGGCGGCGTGGGCATGGCCGTCCAGTGCTCGCCGAACACGCTGTCCACCCTCCGGCTCGGCCGGCCTGCCAAGCTCGCCACCTCCCTCGTCGTGCGCGAGGACTCGCTGACCCTGTACGGCTTCGTGGACGACGACGAGCGCCAGGTCTTCCAGCTGCTCCAGACGGCGAGCGGGGTGGGCCCCCGGCTCGCCCAGGCCATGCTGGCCGTCCATGCGCCGGACGCCCTGCGTCGCGCGGTGGCCACGGGCGACGAGAAGGCCCTCGTCGCGGTGCCGGGCATCGGCAAGAAGGGCGCCCAGAAGCTGTTGCTGGAACTGAAGGACCGCCTGGGCGAGCCGCTCGGCGCCCCCGTGGTCGGCGCACCGGTCACCAGCGGCTGGCGCGACCAGCTGCACGCCGCCCTGCTCGGCCTCGGCTACGCGACCCGCGAGGCCGACGAGGCGGTTGCCGCCGTGACCCCGCAGGCCGAGGCCGCGGACGGCGCGCCCCAGGTGGGCCACCTCCTGAGGGCCGCCCTTCAGACCCTGAACCGCGCCCGCTAG
- the ruvC gene encoding crossover junction endodeoxyribonuclease RuvC has translation MRVLGVDPGLTRCGVGVVEGVAGRPLTMLGVGVVRTPADAELGQRLVGIEQGIERWLDEYRPESVAVERVFSQHNVRTVMGTAQASAVAMLCAARRGIPVALHTPSEVKAAVTGSGRADKAQIGAMVTRLLRLDAPPRPADAADALALAICHIWRGPAQNRLQQAVALHTATAQTTPKGRTA, from the coding sequence GTGCGGGTATTGGGGGTGGACCCCGGACTGACGCGATGCGGTGTCGGTGTCGTCGAGGGAGTCGCGGGCCGACCGCTCACCATGCTCGGCGTGGGCGTCGTACGGACGCCCGCCGACGCCGAGTTGGGACAGCGCCTCGTCGGCATCGAGCAGGGCATCGAACGGTGGCTCGACGAGTACCGCCCCGAATCCGTCGCCGTGGAGCGGGTGTTCAGCCAGCACAACGTCCGCACGGTCATGGGCACCGCCCAGGCCAGCGCCGTCGCCATGCTGTGCGCCGCCCGCCGCGGCATTCCCGTCGCCCTGCACACCCCGAGCGAGGTCAAGGCCGCCGTCACCGGCAGCGGACGCGCGGACAAGGCCCAGATCGGCGCGATGGTCACGCGCCTGCTGCGGCTCGACGCGCCGCCCAGGCCCGCCGACGCCGCCGACGCCCTCGCGCTCGCCATCTGCCACATCTGGCGCGGCCCCGCGCAGAACCGGCTCCAGCAGGCCGTCGCCCTGCACACGGCCACAGCACAGACGACACCGAAAGGCCGTACGGCATGA
- a CDS encoding YebC/PmpR family DNA-binding transcriptional regulator translates to MSGHSKWATTKHKKAVIDAKRGKLFAKMIKNIEVAARTGGADPAGNPTLFDAIQKAKKSSVPNKNIDSAVKRGAGLEAGGADYETIMYEGYGPNGVAVLIECLTDNRNRAASDVRVAMTRNGGSMADPGSVSYLFNRKGVVIVPKGELAEDDVLGAVLDAGAEEVNDLGESFEVLSEATDLVAVRTALQEAGIDYDSADANFVPTMQVELDEDGARKIFKLIDALEDSDDVQNVFANFDVSDEVMEKVDA, encoded by the coding sequence ATGTCCGGCCACTCTAAATGGGCTACGACGAAGCACAAGAAGGCCGTGATCGACGCCAAGCGCGGCAAGCTCTTCGCGAAGATGATCAAGAACATCGAGGTCGCGGCCCGCACCGGTGGCGCCGACCCGGCCGGCAACCCGACGCTGTTCGACGCCATCCAGAAGGCCAAGAAGAGCTCGGTCCCCAACAAGAACATCGACTCCGCGGTCAAGCGCGGCGCCGGCCTCGAGGCCGGCGGCGCCGACTACGAGACGATCATGTACGAGGGCTACGGTCCGAACGGCGTCGCGGTGCTCATCGAGTGCCTCACCGACAACCGCAACCGCGCCGCCTCCGACGTCCGCGTCGCCATGACCCGCAACGGCGGCTCGATGGCCGACCCGGGCTCGGTGTCGTACCTCTTCAACCGCAAGGGCGTCGTCATCGTCCCCAAGGGTGAGCTGGCCGAGGACGACGTGCTCGGCGCGGTCCTCGACGCGGGCGCCGAGGAGGTCAACGACCTCGGTGAGTCCTTCGAGGTCCTCTCCGAGGCCACCGACCTGGTCGCGGTGCGCACCGCGCTCCAGGAGGCCGGCATCGACTACGACTCCGCCGACGCCAACTTCGTCCCGACCATGCAGGTCGAGCTCGACGAGGACGGCGCCCGGAAGATCTTCAAGCTGATCGACGCGCTCGAGGACAGCGACGACGTGCAGAACGTCTTCGCCAACTTCGACGTCAGCGACGAGGTCATGGAGAAGGTCGACGCGTAG
- the pdxT gene encoding pyridoxal 5'-phosphate synthase glutaminase subunit PdxT: MNREAPVIGVLALQGDVREHLIALAAADAVARPVRRPEELAEVDGLVIPGGESTTISKLAVLFGVMEPLRARVRAGMPVYGTCAGMIMLADKILDPRSGQETVGGIDMIVRRNAFGRQNESFEAALDVDGVAGEPVEAVFIRAPWVESVGAGTEVLAEHEGHIVAVRQGNALATSFHPELTGDHRVHGLFVDMVRANRTAASL; encoded by the coding sequence ATGAACCGCGAAGCCCCTGTCATCGGCGTCCTGGCACTCCAGGGCGACGTACGGGAGCACCTCATCGCCCTGGCCGCGGCCGACGCCGTGGCCAGGCCGGTGCGGCGCCCCGAGGAACTCGCCGAGGTGGACGGCCTCGTCATCCCCGGCGGTGAGTCCACCACCATCTCCAAGCTCGCCGTCCTGTTCGGCGTGATGGAGCCCCTTCGCGCGCGCGTGCGGGCCGGAATGCCCGTCTACGGGACCTGCGCGGGCATGATCATGCTCGCCGACAAGATCCTCGACCCGCGCTCGGGCCAGGAGACCGTCGGCGGCATCGACATGATCGTGCGCCGCAACGCGTTCGGGCGGCAGAACGAGTCCTTCGAGGCCGCCCTCGACGTGGACGGCGTCGCGGGCGAGCCGGTGGAGGCCGTCTTCATCCGCGCCCCGTGGGTCGAGTCCGTCGGTGCCGGGACCGAGGTGCTCGCCGAGCATGAAGGCCACATCGTGGCCGTCCGCCAGGGCAACGCGCTCGCCACGTCGTTCCACCCGGAACTGACCGGCGACCACCGGGTGCACGGCCTGTTCGTGGACATGGTGCGGGCGAACCGGACAGCGGCGTCCTTGTAG